The Lycium ferocissimum isolate CSIRO_LF1 chromosome 10, AGI_CSIRO_Lferr_CH_V1, whole genome shotgun sequence genome window below encodes:
- the LOC132035116 gene encoding uncharacterized protein LOC132035116 isoform X1: MLSEFLKKVQHRAPQISHMLQALKGFQLPNHHIALKCDSGLDLRVFNMPSTTEVAAIWVDENDGGAIHVPHVQVYTHSNRTQRVNYYFGCYDPLQYPLLYPYGQSGWHCGIKKFHSTENICRKHVLYESEQLPNIKNFTSVDGYLDMEDQVLQKGKRKRDAISIREYYCYKF, from the exons ATGCTTTCCGAGTTTTTGAAAAAG GTTCAACATCGGGCGCCTCAAATCAGTCACATGCTCCAAGCTTTGAAAGGCTTTCAACTGCCG AACCATCACATCGCATTGAAATGTGACTCTGGATTGGATCTACGAGTATTTAATATGCCAAGTACTACTGAGGTCGCAGCGATATgggttgatgaaaatgatggtggTGCTATTCATGTACCGCATGTTCAAGTTTATACCCACAGTAACAGAACACAGAGAGTGAACTATTATTTCGGATGCTATGATCCTTTACAGTATCCTCTATTGTATCCATATGGACAAAGTGGATGGCACTGTGGTATTAAGAAGTTCCACAGTACCGAAAATATTTGTAGAAAACATGTTTTGTATGAGTCTGAACAGTTACCGAATATCAAAAATTTCACTTCTGTCGATGGATACCTTGATATGGAAGATCAAGTTCTACAAAAAGGAAAACGAAAGAGAGATGCAATTTCAATTCGAGAATACTATTGTTATAAATTTTAG
- the LOC132035116 gene encoding uncharacterized protein LOC132035116 isoform X3 → MLFFYFKNCSHCVLRFYGTNCASKGKIVAYAFRVFEKGSTSGASNQSHAPSFERLSTAESKHFQTYIRTYNNLLAFTLLGVSYDKDLAKRNRSIYNSEFKGKYITL, encoded by the exons ATGCTCTTCTTCTATTTCAAAAACTG TAGTCACTGCGTGCTACGTTTTTATGGCACCAATTGTGCttcaaaaggaaaaattgtAGCCTATGCTTTCCGAGTTTTTGAAAAAG GTTCAACATCGGGCGCCTCAAATCAGTCACATGCTCCAAGCTTTGAAAGGCTTTCAACTGCCG AATCTAAGCATTTTCAAACGTACATCAGAACATATAACAATCTGCTCGCTTTTACCTTACTTGGTGTCAGCTATGATAAAGATCTGGCCAAACGAAATCGCAGTATATATAATTCGGAGTTCAAGGGCAAATATATCACTTTATAG
- the LOC132035116 gene encoding uncharacterized protein LOC132035116 isoform X2 yields the protein MLFFYFKNCSHCVLRFYGTNCASKGKIVAYAFRVFEKGSTSGASNQSHAPSFERLSTAGTCAESKHFQTYIRTYNNLLAFTLLGVSYDKDLAKRNRSIYNSEFKGKYITL from the exons ATGCTCTTCTTCTATTTCAAAAACTG TAGTCACTGCGTGCTACGTTTTTATGGCACCAATTGTGCttcaaaaggaaaaattgtAGCCTATGCTTTCCGAGTTTTTGAAAAAG GTTCAACATCGGGCGCCTCAAATCAGTCACATGCTCCAAGCTTTGAAAGGCTTTCAACTGCCG GAACTTGTGCAGAATCTAAGCATTTTCAAACGTACATCAGAACATATAACAATCTGCTCGCTTTTACCTTACTTGGTGTCAGCTATGATAAAGATCTGGCCAAACGAAATCGCAGTATATATAATTCGGAGTTCAAGGGCAAATATATCACTTTATAG